CCGACGGCACTCCCCCACCGTCCAGCAGCCCGGCCACCTCGTCCCGCGCCTCGATGTTGCCCGCAGCAACCACCGGCTTGCGCCATTTGTACTTCGCCAGCACCCCGGCCGCCCCGGTCAGCACCGCCGAGTTCCCGCCGTCGGTCCCACCCAGCAGCAGTACGACGTCCGGCTTCTCCGCCCGTAACGCCTTCACCGATCCGGCCGTCAACCCACCGCTGACCACCGCCACCACCCGCCCACCACTGGACAACGCAACCCGCCGCCCAGCCTCGGCCGTCACCAACTCCTCGTTCCCCACGACCGCGATCCGCAGCCCACCCCCCGCGGAAGAACAGGCCAGCACCTCTGCCCGCCCCACCCCCCGATCCACCGCCATCAGTTGCTCCCGGCAAGCAAACCACCCGTCGAGCACATCAGTCCCAACCGTGGTCCGATGCTCAGCCCGAGCCACCAACTCCCCCGACCCCGCATCCACCACCACCGCCTTGGTAAACGTCGACCCGAAGTCAACCGCCACCACAAGCCCCATACCTACCGCCCCATCCACAAACCCACGCCGCCCCCACCACTCCCCAACCCCGCAGACGATGCCGTTACCCCAGCCGCACCACCAAGCCAACCACCACGAGCCGGCCCACCACCACACCTACCCAGGCACCGTCCGGCCGGGGCGAGCTGGAGCAGGAACGGGGCCTGCGCGGTCGCGTCGGCGAAGGCTTGGGCGGCGGGTCGCCGGCATTCGGGACGCCGAGTAGGTGAACTACAAGTCTTTCCCGGCCGCAGCGACCTCACCCCACGCAACCTCCCCGGCCGCATCACCGCCGACCTCACCCCAAGCTCTCCCACCAGAACCCAGGCATACCGCGCCAACTCACCCACGCCCCTCAGCGCCATCCCATGTCTTCCTGGCCGGCGGTGGGACTCGGTGCCCAGGGCACCAAATCCCACCGCGGACCCAACGTCACGCCAGGGAGCGGTCGAGGTCCTGGAGCAGGTCGTCGATCGTCTCGATGCCGACGCTGAGGCGGATCAAGTCGGCCGGGACCTCCAGCGGGGTGCCGGCGACCGATGCGTGCGTCATCTTGCCCGGGTGCTCGATCAGCGACTCGACACCACCGAGCGACTCGCCCAGCGTGAAGACCTCGGCCTTGTTGCAGATGTCGAGCGCGTGCTGCTCGCCGCCGCTGACCCGGAACGACACGATCCCGCCGTACCGCTTCATCTGCTTGGCGGCGGTCTCGTGACCGGGATGTCCCTCGACACCGGGGTAGAGCACCGACGTCACCGCGGAGTGCCGTTGCAGGAAGTCGACGACCTTCTCGGCGTTGTCGCTGTGCCGGTCCATCCGGACGCCCAGCGTCTTGATGCCGCGCAGCACCAGCCAGGCGTCGAACGGTCCGGCGACGGCACCGATCGCGTTCTGGTGGAAGGCGATCTTCTCGGCCAGCTCCTGGTCGCGGACGATCAGCGCACCGCCGACCACGTCGGAGTGCCCGCCCATGTACTTCGTGGTCGAGTGCACGACCACATCCGCGCCCAGCTCCAGCGGCTGCTGCAGGTACGGCGAGGCGAAGGTGTTGTCGACGACCAGCAGCGCGCCGGCGTCGTGCGCGATCTGCGCGACGATCGCGATGTCCGCGACGTTCAGCAGCGGGTTCGTGGGGGTCTCGAGCCAGACGACCTTCGTCTTGCCCGGGCGGATCGCGGCGCGGATCGCCTCCGGGTGGGTGACCGCGGCCGGCGTCATCTCGACGCCCCAGGCGCCCAGCACCTTGGAGAACAGCCGGAACGTGCCGCCGTACGCGTCGTCGGGGAAGACCACGTGGTCGCCGGGGACGCACAGCGACCGGATCAGCGTGTCTTCGGCGGCCAGGCCGCTGGCGAACGCGAACCCGCGCTTGCCGCCCTCGATCGCGGCCAGACACTCCTCGAGCGCGGTCCGGGTCGGATTGGCCGACCGGGAGTACTCGTAGCCGTTGCGCAGCCCGCCGACGCCGTCCTGCTTGTAGGTGCTCGTCGCATAGATCGGCGGCACCACCGAACCGGTGGTCGGGTCAGGCTCGTTGCCGGCATGGATCGCGAGGGTCTCGAAGCCGTACTGGTCGTTGATCTCCACCGAACCAATGTACGGCCTGGTCCTATCCGTGCCCGAATCGTGCCCTAGATGCTGTGGACAACAGAAGTGGAACCGCCGACCCTCAACTCTGAGTCCAAGGCTGACCACAAGGTTTTGGGGCCGCCCGTTCTGGACTGAGGAGGGAGGGAGCGCAGCGACCGACCGACGAGGGAAGAACGGGCGACCAAGCCCCAAAACCCGCGGCGACGAAGTCGACGCCAAAAGCACAGCCATGACCCTCGATCGCACCTAAATTTGCTCGGGTTGAGTGAAGGGATGCGGGATGAAGACGCAGGACAGGCCGCTGGACGAGGACGACCTCGCGATGGCCGACTTCGCCGAGGTCCAGGACTGGACGGCCGTGGCCGGCCCGGACAGCGACGCCACCGGTCCCGCCGTGGTGACCGCGCTGGTCAACCGCGTGATGGCGGCGACCGGCTGGACGCCGTGGGACCTGGAGCCGGGCGAGACGATCGACGACGGTTCCGCCTCCTGGGGATTCACCACCCGGCGCGGTACGACGATGGTGGTCTTCGACGGGCTCGCGTTCGCCGACTGCCGCAACGCGGGCTGGACGGCGTACCAGATCGGCCCTGACGACATCGCCGACGCGGAGAAAGGGCTGGACGAGCACTGGCCCGACCACCTCCAGCTGGCCCGCAAGCACTGGGGCGAGCCCGACTACCTCAGCGACGACAGCAACCCGGACTTTCTCGACGAGTGGGGCGCGGGGGCGGGCGTGGACCGCCGGCACCTGGCCGTCTGGATCCGGACCGGAGCGCAGTTCCACCTGTTCAGCAACAAGCCGACCAAGGATCCGCTGACTCCGGCCGTGGGTGTCAACTACGCGGTCTACATCGACTAGGAGATTCGATGAGCACACCGAACCAGGGTCCGGAAACCGCCGCGCGGCCGGGCCTGTCCGACGAGGCCCTCAAGTCGCTCGGGCCGATGACCCCTGCTCAGCAGCAGGCGATGAACCACGTGGTGAACGCGGTCAAGGCCGTCGCTCCGATGATCAACGCGGTCGCCAAGTGCATCCGCGGCATCCGCAACACGTTCGCCCGGATTTCGCAGGCGGCTCAGCGGCTGACCAGCACCGACCGGGCGCTGAACCAGTCGCAGGGTGGTCGCCACCGCGCCGACGGGTCGACTGCCGGTCGGCAGGCGGCTGCCGGTCCCGCGCCGCAGGCAGGTGAGTTGAGCGCGCCGGTCCGTGAGGCGACGGTCCAGGCTCGCGACCGCGGGCGGAGCTTGGCGCGCGACGCCGGCAGGGCTCTGGTGAACGGTACGGGCAAGGCGCTGGCGTCGGCCGGCCGCTGGGCCTGGTCCAAGATGCAGGCGGGCAAGGCCGCCGCCGGCGAGCAGGTGGCGAAGCAGGTGGCCCGGGGTCAGGCGTGGGCCAACGAGAAGGTCACGCCTTTGGTGCAGGCGGCCGACAACAAGCTGTCGCAGGCCGCGGACTGGACCGGCGGCAAGGTGGACCAGGCGGTGGCGTACGGCAACCAGCAGATGAGCCGAGCGGCCGCGAGGGCCAGCGCTGCGCTCGCCGCGTTCGCCGTGAACCGCTCCGACCCCAGCCTCACCTCTCCGGACCAGGCACTCGGCCAGAAGGCCCAACTGCTGGCCATCTCGAAGGCCATCGAAGCCGTCACCGTGCCGCAGGACCAGCGCGCGGCGAGACTGGCCGAGTTCGTGGAGCTGGCCGGAAAGCTCCCCGCCGAGGCAGGCGCCACCGTCGAGAAGCCCGGCGGCCCGGCCGTCGAAGCCGGCGCACAGAGCGTCGCCGCCAGCCAGCACGCGGCCTGGGTCCTGGGCCCGAACGCCGATGCCAACTCGATCCGCCCACCCGCCGCTACCGGCCAGGCAACCCCGAGCGCAGCCGAGTCGGCCCCCGGCCTCCACACCAAGAAGGAAGGCCCCGAGTCCACCCAGACCCGGGACTGACACAGCACGACCAACGGGCCCGCCCACCACAGGCGGGCCCGACCACAGCACCAAGCGAGCCCGCCCACCATGGGCCCGGGTTGTGCGCGGACGGACCCGTGGTGCTGCGTGGGGCAGGTGGTGGCGTCGCTGGTGGTGAAGTGTGCGGGTCGCCCGGGGTGGTTGGGGCCGGGGTGACGCGGCCGGGGAGGTCGCGGGGGCTGAGCCCGCGGCGGCCGGAACTAGCGAGGCGTAGGTCTGGGCTGTGCGCGGACCCACCCCTGCTGCTGCGGCGTGCGGCCCGTGGTGCGGGTCGCTGGTGGTGCTGTGCGCGGGTCGGCCGTGGTAATCCGGCCCGCTTGGTGGTGTAGTCGAGCGCGCCCTACTCCTCGCTCTTCACGGCCGCCGCGGCCTCAGCCCCCGCGACCTCCCCGGCCGCATCGCCGCCGACCGCAACCACCCCGGCGTACAAGAAAACTCAGAAAGACACGTTCCGCCGCCCCGACAGCACCGCGGTGGCTGCTTCCAGGAGCGTCTGCCGGAGCTCGGCGTCACCAAGCTGCGCCGGCTCCAGACCCGACGACAGCACCGCGCCAACCACCTCCACAGCAGCAGCCGCGACCACGCGGTCGCGAGCAGACGGCGCAGGCCCGGCCAGCCACAGCTGGAAGGCGCGGCTGCGCCCGATCAGGTCGTCGAGGTCGTCGCCGAAGGCCGCGAGGATCGCCGCGACGTCGCGCAGGACGGTCGGCCCGGTCCCGCGGTGCTTGATCACCACGTCCAGGTACTCGCTGAGCAGCTCCTGCTCGGTCTCGCGCGACCACTCGACGGTCTCGATCCGCAGCAGGACCTCGTTGATGTCGTCGAAGAACGTCCCGATGATCGCCTTCAGCAGGTCCTGCTTCGACGAGTAGTGGTAGTACAGCGACGCCTTGGTGATCCCGACCTGCTCGGCGATCTCCCGCAGGCTGGTCTTCTCGTACCCCTGCCCGCTGAACAGCTCGAGCGCCGCCCGGTGGATCTCGCCCTTGGTGTCGCGGGCCCTGGTCTCGTGCTGCATGTCACCACTTTCTCACTTTGCCAGCCTACCGTGCGGCAGGTAGTCTACCAACCGACCGGCAGGTAGAGACCGGCACGGCAGAAGGGGCTCCCCGTGTTCAACCGACTCGGACGGTTCGTCGTCCACCACCCGTGGAAGGTGATCGCCGCCTGGGTGATCGCGGCGGTCGCCGTGCTCGCCTTCGCGCCGACGCTCGCCGACGTCACCAGCAAGGACCAGGCCAGCTTCCTGCCCGACTCCTACGAGTCGGTCCAGGCGCAGAAGCTGGCGTCCGACGCGTTCGGCCAGACCAACGACGCGACCGCGAGCATCGTGGTCAAGCGGACCGCCGGCGGCGAGCTGTCCGCGGCCGACCAGGCCGAGGTGACCGGCCTCGCGAAGGCGATCACCGACGCGAAGATCGACCGCGTCACCGCCGCGGTCTCCGGCCCCCAGGCCCTCTCGCCGAACAAGCAGGTCCAGCTGGTCAGCGTCGGCCTCAAGGGTCTGGCCGACGACCAGGCCGTGCTCGACGCCGTACAGAAGGTCCGTGACCTCGCCGGGCCCGCGCTCGCCGACAGCGGACTGCAGTACGGCGTGACCGGCGACGCCGCGCTCTACCTCGACAACCAGGACGCCTTCGAGAACGCGTTCGTCGTGGTCGGCGTCGCGACCCTCGTCCTGATCGTCGGACTGCTGCTGTTCATCTACCGCAGCCCGGTCGCGGCGCTGCTGCCGATCCTCACCGTCGGCCTGGTCAGCGCGATCGCGCCCGGCCTGATCGCCCTGGCCGCCAAGGCGTTCGACCTGCAGGTCACCCAGGACCTGCAGACCATCCTGACCGTCGTCCTGTACGGCGTGGGCACCGACTACATCCTGTTCCTGCTCTTCCGGTACCGCGAACGCCTGCGCGCCGGCGAGGAGCCGAAGCAGGCCCTGATCACCGCGGCCGGCCGGGTCGCCGAGGTGATCGTCTCCGCGGCCGGCGCGATCGTGGTCTCGTTCAGCGCGCTGCTGCTGGCGGTCTTCGGCGGGTTCAAGAGCCTCGGCCCGGGCCTGGCGATCGCCGTCGCGGTGATGGCGTTCGCGGCGATCACGCTGATCCCGGCGGTCGTCTCGCTGCTCGGCCCGAAGGTGTTCTGGCCGTCGAAGTCGTGGCAGAAGACGCCGAAGGGCGCGATGTTCAAGCGGTTCGGCAAGTTCACCGCCAAGCGTCCGGCCCTGGTCGCGACGATCTCCGGCGGCATCATGGTCGCGCTCGCGCTCGGCACGCTCGGGATGAAGATCGACTACGACGCGTTCGCCCAGCTGCCGGCCGACACCGAGTCGGCCCGCGCGATCAAGGACCTGCAGACCGGCTTCCCGGCCGGCGCGCTGAACCCCACGACCGTCTACGTGAAGAGCACCGACGGCAGCCCGCTCGACCCGGCCGAGCTGAAGCAGTACGCCGGCAAGCTCGCGCAGGTCGACGGCGTCGGCGCGGTCCTGCCCGCCGCGGCCGACGGCTCCCCCGCGCTGCTGAACGGGGACAAATCCGTTGCCCAGATCAACGTCGTACTGGACGGAGCGCCGTACGCGTCGGAGTCTCTCGACCTGGTCGACGGCGCCCTGAAGGACGCGGCACACGCCGACGCCCCCGCCGGTACGACGACCCTGCTCGGCGGCGTGACCTCGTCGTACACCGACATCCGCGACGCCAACAGCCGCGACCTGTCGGTGATCTTCCCGGTCGCCGGCGGCCTGATCGCGATCATCCTGGCGCTGCTGCTGCGCAGTCTGCTGGCGCCGCTGGTGCTGATGATCGCGGTGGTGCTGAGCTTCTTCAGTACGACGGGCGCCACGGTCCTGGTCTTCCAGGGCGCCGCCGGCCACGCCGGGGTGTCGTTCTCGCTGCCGATCATGCTCTACCTGTTCGTCGTTGCCATCGGCACCGACTACAACATCCTGATGATCGCCCGGCTGCGCGAGGAAGCCGAGGAAGGTACCGATCCACGGACCGCGGCCGACCTCGCGATCGAGCACGGCGGCCCGTCGGTCGCGGCGGCCGGCCTGATCCTGGCCGGCACGTTCTCCTCGCTGATGCTGGCCGGGATGGCACTGCTCACCGAGATGGGCTTCTCGGTCGCCGTCGGGATCGCGATCTCCGCGTTCGTGATGTCGATCTTCCTGGTGCCCAGCGTCACCGCCCTGCTCGGTACGAAGGCGTGGTGGCCGCGCAAGCTGAAGACCAAGCAGCCGACCGCCGAGGACCGGACGCTGGAGCCGGTCGGCTGACCCGAAGAGCCGCAGGCTGAGGGGTCCTGCGCAGCGAAGCCCGGACCGGCGACGGTCCGGGCTTCGCTGTGTCTGGGTGCCGAAACTCGGTGTCGCCACATTGCTTCCCCTGCTACAACGAACAGCATGGCGGAGCGCAGCATTGTCGTGGTCGGGGCCGGCATCGTCGGGTCCTCGCTGGCGTACCACCTGAGCGGACAGGGCCGGCCGGTCACACTGATCGACGCGGGCCTGCCCGGTTCAGGCGTGACCCGGGCTTCCTTCGCCTGGATCGGCCGACCCGTCAGCAGCGACCGGCCCTCCGCGCCCCTGCGCTACCTCGCACTGGACGAGTACCGGCGCCTGGAGGCGGAGCTTCCCGGGCTGTCGATCCGCTGG
The Kribbella italica DNA segment above includes these coding regions:
- a CDS encoding cystathionine gamma-synthase; translation: MEINDQYGFETLAIHAGNEPDPTTGSVVPPIYATSTYKQDGVGGLRNGYEYSRSANPTRTALEECLAAIEGGKRGFAFASGLAAEDTLIRSLCVPGDHVVFPDDAYGGTFRLFSKVLGAWGVEMTPAAVTHPEAIRAAIRPGKTKVVWLETPTNPLLNVADIAIVAQIAHDAGALLVVDNTFASPYLQQPLELGADVVVHSTTKYMGGHSDVVGGALIVRDQELAEKIAFHQNAIGAVAGPFDAWLVLRGIKTLGVRMDRHSDNAEKVVDFLQRHSAVTSVLYPGVEGHPGHETAAKQMKRYGGIVSFRVSGGEQHALDICNKAEVFTLGESLGGVESLIEHPGKMTHASVAGTPLEVPADLIRLSVGIETIDDLLQDLDRSLA
- a CDS encoding TetR/AcrR family transcriptional regulator, yielding MQHETRARDTKGEIHRAALELFSGQGYEKTSLREIAEQVGITKASLYYHYSSKQDLLKAIIGTFFDDINEVLLRIETVEWSRETEQELLSEYLDVVIKHRGTGPTVLRDVAAILAAFGDDLDDLIGRSRAFQLWLAGPAPSARDRVVAAAAVEVVGAVLSSGLEPAQLGDAELRQTLLEAATAVLSGRRNVSF
- a CDS encoding MMPL family transporter, producing MFNRLGRFVVHHPWKVIAAWVIAAVAVLAFAPTLADVTSKDQASFLPDSYESVQAQKLASDAFGQTNDATASIVVKRTAGGELSAADQAEVTGLAKAITDAKIDRVTAAVSGPQALSPNKQVQLVSVGLKGLADDQAVLDAVQKVRDLAGPALADSGLQYGVTGDAALYLDNQDAFENAFVVVGVATLVLIVGLLLFIYRSPVAALLPILTVGLVSAIAPGLIALAAKAFDLQVTQDLQTILTVVLYGVGTDYILFLLFRYRERLRAGEEPKQALITAAGRVAEVIVSAAGAIVVSFSALLLAVFGGFKSLGPGLAIAVAVMAFAAITLIPAVVSLLGPKVFWPSKSWQKTPKGAMFKRFGKFTAKRPALVATISGGIMVALALGTLGMKIDYDAFAQLPADTESARAIKDLQTGFPAGALNPTTVYVKSTDGSPLDPAELKQYAGKLAQVDGVGAVLPAAADGSPALLNGDKSVAQINVVLDGAPYASESLDLVDGALKDAAHADAPAGTTTLLGGVTSSYTDIRDANSRDLSVIFPVAGGLIAIILALLLRSLLAPLVLMIAVVLSFFSTTGATVLVFQGAAGHAGVSFSLPIMLYLFVVAIGTDYNILMIARLREEAEEGTDPRTAADLAIEHGGPSVAAAGLILAGTFSSLMLAGMALLTEMGFSVAVGIAISAFVMSIFLVPSVTALLGTKAWWPRKLKTKQPTAEDRTLEPVG